A genomic stretch from Vibrio coralliilyticus includes:
- the aspA gene encoding aspartate ammonia-lyase: protein MATLTDTPSTTAATRIEEDLLGERHVPADAYYGIHTLRAIENFNISNVTISDVPEFVRGMVMTKKAAALANKELGVIPKDVAKYVVEACDLILETGKCMDQFPSDVFQGGAGTSVNMNTNEVIANVALELMGKEKGQYEFINPNDHVNKSQSTNCAYPTGFRIAVYNSVHTLIEAIEYLKGAFELKSQEFKDVLKMGRTQLQDAVPMTVGQEFHAWAVTLNEEIRALEYTSKLLLEINLGATAIGTGLNAAEGYQKLAVKHLADVTGLDVVPAEDLIEATSDCGAYVMTHGALKRLAVKLSKICNDLRLLSSGPRAGLNELNLPELQAGSSIMPAKVNPVVPEVVNQVCFKVLGNDNTISFAAEGGQLQLNVMEPVIAQSMFESISLLSNACVNLRDKCIDGITVNKEICEGYVYNSIGIVTYLNPYIGHHEGDIVGKICAETGKSVREVVLERGLLTEEELDDILNVENFMHPKYKAKRYE from the coding sequence ATGGCTACCCTAACTGATACTCCTAGCACTACCGCTGCCACTCGTATCGAAGAAGACCTACTTGGCGAACGCCACGTTCCTGCCGATGCTTACTACGGCATCCACACACTACGTGCTATCGAAAACTTCAACATCTCTAATGTCACGATTTCAGATGTCCCTGAATTTGTCCGTGGCATGGTGATGACCAAGAAAGCCGCGGCGTTAGCAAACAAAGAGCTAGGCGTTATTCCTAAAGATGTCGCGAAATACGTAGTCGAAGCGTGTGATTTGATCCTTGAAACAGGTAAGTGCATGGATCAATTCCCTTCAGACGTCTTCCAAGGCGGTGCTGGCACATCAGTCAACATGAATACTAACGAAGTGATCGCCAACGTCGCACTTGAGCTGATGGGCAAGGAAAAAGGTCAGTACGAATTCATTAACCCAAATGACCATGTTAATAAGAGCCAGTCGACCAACTGTGCTTACCCAACGGGTTTCCGTATCGCCGTTTACAATAGCGTTCACACTCTGATTGAAGCGATTGAATACCTGAAAGGTGCGTTTGAACTTAAAAGCCAAGAGTTCAAAGACGTGCTTAAAATGGGTCGTACTCAGCTTCAAGACGCGGTACCAATGACAGTTGGCCAAGAATTCCACGCATGGGCGGTGACTCTGAATGAAGAAATCCGTGCCCTTGAGTACACTTCAAAACTACTGCTAGAAATCAACTTAGGTGCCACTGCGATCGGGACTGGTTTGAACGCAGCTGAAGGCTATCAGAAACTGGCAGTGAAACACTTAGCTGACGTGACAGGCCTAGATGTAGTCCCAGCAGAAGATCTGATTGAAGCGACATCAGACTGTGGTGCTTATGTAATGACACATGGTGCACTGAAGCGTTTGGCGGTTAAATTGTCTAAGATCTGTAATGATTTGCGTCTGCTTTCTTCTGGTCCACGTGCCGGACTCAACGAACTTAACCTGCCAGAGCTACAAGCAGGCTCTTCTATAATGCCAGCTAAGGTTAACCCTGTGGTACCAGAAGTGGTCAACCAAGTCTGTTTCAAGGTACTGGGTAATGACAACACTATCTCATTTGCCGCAGAAGGTGGTCAGCTACAGCTAAACGTGATGGAACCTGTCATCGCGCAAAGCATGTTCGAGTCCATTTCTCTGCTGTCTAACGCATGTGTCAACCTGCGTGATAAATGTATCGATGGCATCACGGTCAACAAAGAGATCTGTGAAGGCTACGTTTACAACTCAATCGGTATCGTAACTTACCTGAACCCATACATTGGCCACCACGAAGGTGACATCGTCGGTAAGATTTGTGCAGAAACGGGTAAAAGCGTTCGTGAAGTAGTGCTGGAGCGTGGCTTACTGACCGAAGAAGAGTTGGACGATATCTTGAACGTGGAAAACTTTATGCATCCTAAGTATAAAGCGAAACGCTACGAATAA
- a CDS encoding ExeM/NucH family extracellular endonuclease, with protein sequence MKQKLTPTLLAAVVASALSAPAMADIVISQYVEGSSNNKAIEIANTGDSAVTLDGYELAKSTNGGGEWGSKLALGGRVLEAQSVLVVAHTSSSDEIKAVSDILNGSVIGFNGNDPIALLKDGNVHDILGNMGGSDFAKDVTLVRNVDAMTPSSTYDASQWSSLAKDSIEGLGVLDGGETPEPFACTQDGAEPVFTSIQEIQGEGDTSPFINGYPYITDEDFFVKGVVSAVTTGLTKGFYLQALEDDYNPKTSEGLFVHTNQSSSDLQPGDVVCVKGKVQEYYNLTQLKAENNNWVKQGEQAAPSATAVEVMADDANFDQTLERYEGMLVKTTEALDMRVTRTFGYDYASRRNNMVVAQGRINMHPNQNFAAGSDEAKQQSTENAQRRLFIESDAKAADGTVPYYPDFGRTDADQNGSTEDYIRIDDTIVGLEGVLSYSYGDYRLIATNTLTNDNFVRNDPRTEGIDMEEGDLRIATFNVLNYFNSPFGGDANQHGDNRGANSFEEFEVQQAKIVNAILRLDADIIGLMEIENNGFGDSGAIRQLVEQLNQRIDKKKDRYDFVAVDSNGDKVTDENDSIGTDVITTGVIYRSKVAKLKEVRVIEMPSQQAPEVLDDDGKVIEDGKNYQRNSLAPTFKIKGTNEKITVAINHFKSKGSKCWEDAAPVDQGGQGGVDADQQGSCENFRVAAAVALGDALKDIKGHKVILGDLNSYGMEDPMLVLTDYSEEKYGKQIKAARNTFIGDTEQFGDNGAVITEGYNYINAVAMKHPNSWSYSYNDEVGALDHLLISPSLKKHFVDATDWHINGGESTLFDYNDEYKGDLPKYNDHFRSSDHDPAVLELNMAGSFGFGALMSLFGLALWRRRK encoded by the coding sequence ATGAAACAAAAACTAACCCCAACCTTACTTGCAGCAGTGGTCGCAAGTGCTCTCTCCGCTCCAGCAATGGCGGATATCGTAATTTCTCAGTACGTTGAAGGTAGCAGTAACAATAAAGCTATTGAGATTGCCAACACTGGTGATTCAGCAGTGACGCTGGATGGCTATGAGCTAGCGAAATCGACCAACGGCGGCGGTGAGTGGGGCAGCAAACTGGCTCTAGGTGGCCGTGTACTGGAAGCACAAAGCGTTCTGGTTGTTGCACACACAAGTTCAAGTGATGAAATCAAAGCAGTAAGCGATATCCTAAATGGTTCAGTGATCGGATTTAACGGTAATGATCCGATTGCGCTACTGAAAGACGGCAACGTACATGACATCTTGGGTAACATGGGCGGCTCAGATTTCGCAAAGGATGTCACTCTAGTACGTAATGTTGATGCGATGACGCCTTCTTCTACTTATGACGCTTCTCAATGGTCATCGCTGGCAAAAGACAGTATCGAAGGTTTAGGAGTACTGGATGGCGGTGAGACACCAGAGCCGTTCGCTTGTACTCAAGATGGTGCTGAGCCTGTCTTTACATCGATTCAAGAAATTCAAGGTGAAGGTGATACGTCCCCATTCATCAATGGCTATCCATACATCACAGATGAAGATTTCTTCGTCAAAGGTGTGGTTAGTGCAGTGACCACAGGCCTAACAAAGGGCTTCTATCTACAAGCACTAGAAGATGATTACAACCCGAAAACATCGGAAGGTTTATTCGTCCACACTAACCAATCAAGTTCTGATCTTCAGCCTGGCGATGTAGTGTGTGTCAAAGGTAAGGTTCAGGAATACTACAATCTGACGCAACTGAAAGCCGAAAACAACAACTGGGTGAAACAAGGCGAGCAAGCAGCCCCATCAGCGACGGCAGTTGAAGTGATGGCGGATGACGCTAACTTCGATCAGACGTTAGAGCGCTATGAAGGCATGCTGGTTAAGACGACTGAAGCGTTGGATATGCGCGTGACTCGCACCTTTGGTTACGATTACGCATCGCGTCGTAATAACATGGTGGTTGCTCAAGGCCGTATCAATATGCACCCTAACCAGAACTTTGCTGCAGGTTCTGACGAAGCGAAACAGCAGAGCACTGAAAACGCACAGCGTCGCCTGTTCATTGAGTCTGATGCCAAGGCCGCGGATGGCACGGTTCCTTACTACCCAGATTTCGGCCGCACTGACGCGGACCAGAATGGCTCAACAGAAGATTACATCCGCATCGATGATACCATCGTTGGATTAGAAGGGGTTCTAAGCTACAGCTACGGTGATTACCGTCTGATTGCCACCAACACGCTAACTAACGACAACTTCGTACGTAACGATCCTCGTACTGAAGGCATCGATATGGAAGAAGGCGATCTGCGTATCGCGACATTCAACGTACTCAACTACTTCAATTCCCCATTTGGTGGTGACGCTAACCAGCACGGCGACAACCGTGGTGCCAACAGCTTTGAAGAGTTTGAAGTTCAGCAGGCGAAAATTGTTAACGCAATTCTACGCCTTGACGCTGATATCATTGGTTTGATGGAAATCGAAAACAATGGCTTTGGTGACAGTGGTGCTATTCGCCAGCTTGTTGAGCAGCTAAACCAGCGTATCGATAAGAAGAAAGACCGTTACGACTTCGTTGCCGTTGACAGCAATGGCGATAAAGTGACGGATGAGAACGACTCAATTGGTACTGACGTTATCACAACAGGCGTTATTTACCGTTCTAAAGTGGCGAAGCTGAAAGAAGTACGCGTTATCGAGATGCCAAGTCAGCAAGCACCTGAAGTACTAGATGACGACGGTAAAGTGATCGAAGATGGTAAGAATTATCAGCGTAACTCTCTAGCGCCAACGTTCAAGATCAAAGGCACTAATGAGAAGATCACAGTTGCGATTAACCACTTCAAATCGAAAGGTTCTAAATGTTGGGAAGACGCAGCACCCGTTGACCAAGGTGGTCAGGGCGGTGTAGATGCTGATCAGCAAGGTTCTTGTGAAAACTTCCGTGTTGCAGCGGCGGTTGCACTGGGCGACGCGCTGAAAGACATAAAAGGTCATAAAGTGATTCTTGGTGACTTGAACTCTTACGGTATGGAAGATCCGATGCTGGTTCTGACCGATTACAGTGAAGAGAAATACGGTAAGCAGATCAAAGCGGCACGTAATACCTTTATTGGTGACACAGAGCAGTTTGGTGATAACGGTGCGGTGATTACTGAAGGATACAACTACATTAATGCTGTTGCGATGAAGCACCCAAATAGCTGGAGCTACTCGTACAATGATGAAGTGGGCGCGTTAGACCACCTACTAATCAGCCCAAGCCTGAAGAAGCATTTCGTGGATGCCACAGACTGGCATATCAATGGCGGCGAATCGACGCTATTTGATTACAACGATGAGTACAAAGGTGACTTGCCGAAGTACAACGATCACTTCCGCTCTTCTGACCACGATCCAGCAGTCCTAGAATTGAACATGGCTGGTTCGTTCGGTTTTGGTGCACTAATGTCATTGTTTGGCTTAGCACTGTGGCGTCGTCGTAAATAA
- a CDS encoding FxsA family protein encodes MFPILLLMFIFVPIIEIGLFISVGGYLGLWPTIALVLITAFAGASLVRSQGLQTLMSVQNRLQQGELPAQQILEGVMLAVSGVLLLTPGFMTDALGMLVLLPAPRAAMARYLMSKMTVQSVGGGFQGGFGSGNFQQGPFDQDPFNHQPKDGNTFEGEYERKDGDDNNRLN; translated from the coding sequence GTGTTTCCTATCTTATTATTGATGTTTATTTTCGTTCCTATTATTGAAATAGGCCTGTTTATTTCGGTCGGCGGTTACTTAGGATTGTGGCCGACGATCGCACTGGTACTGATCACCGCGTTTGCCGGTGCGTCTTTGGTACGCAGCCAAGGTTTGCAGACCTTGATGTCAGTGCAAAACCGCTTGCAGCAAGGCGAGCTGCCTGCTCAGCAAATTCTTGAAGGCGTGATGCTAGCGGTCTCAGGGGTACTACTGCTGACACCGGGCTTTATGACCGATGCGCTTGGCATGTTGGTGCTATTACCGGCACCACGCGCTGCGATGGCAAGATACCTTATGAGTAAGATGACGGTGCAGTCTGTCGGTGGTGGTTTTCAAGGCGGCTTCGGTTCTGGAAACTTCCAACAAGGCCCTTTTGATCAAGACCCGTTTAATCACCAACCTAAAGACGGTAATACGTTTGAAGGGGAATATGAGCGTAAGGATGGAGACGATAATAATCGCCTCAATTAA